A window of Candidatus Jettenia caeni contains these coding sequences:
- a CDS encoding alcohol dehydrogenase: protein MKAVVFHGVGDIRLDEVSDPQIEQSTDAIVRITTSAICGTDLHMIRGTLPGMARGTIMGHEGVGVVEELGSDVRNLSVGDRVVIPSTIACGYCSYCRAGYYAQCDNANPHGPHAGTAYFGGPQQSGPFHGLQAEKARIPFANTVLVKLPDEVSDDQAIFISDIFPTGYFGAELAEIKHGDTVAVFGCGPVGQFAIVSAKLLGAGRILAVDTIPSRLETAQKNGAEVIDFNAEDPIEAIHRFTGGIGVDRAIDAVGIDANRPQKGPAYKQAKYLEPQFEQEMEQVAPKMNPEGDNWHQGDAPSLVLLWSVKALAKAGSLSIIGVYPQTAQFFPIGTALNKNLTIKMGNCNHRDYIPMLIDMVRSGVVDPEKVLAQTHHEPLDSAIKAYRAFDERQPGWIKVVLETATILSV, encoded by the coding sequence ATGAAGGCTGTTGTTTTTCATGGAGTAGGCGATATCCGCCTTGATGAAGTCTCTGATCCCCAAATTGAACAATCAACAGACGCTATTGTACGTATTACAACCAGCGCTATTTGTGGGACTGATTTACATATGATCCGGGGCACGCTTCCTGGGATGGCCCGGGGCACAATCATGGGACACGAGGGAGTTGGCGTTGTCGAAGAACTCGGATCCGATGTACGTAATCTGAGTGTCGGCGATAGAGTAGTCATTCCTTCTACTATTGCTTGTGGGTACTGCTCTTATTGCCGCGCCGGGTATTATGCTCAATGCGATAATGCAAATCCTCATGGGCCGCATGCCGGAACTGCTTATTTTGGAGGTCCTCAACAGAGCGGGCCTTTTCATGGTCTCCAGGCAGAAAAGGCGCGTATTCCATTTGCGAATACCGTCCTGGTCAAACTCCCTGATGAAGTAAGCGACGATCAGGCCATCTTTATATCCGATATTTTCCCCACAGGTTATTTTGGAGCAGAACTGGCTGAGATCAAACATGGCGACACCGTAGCAGTCTTTGGATGTGGCCCTGTAGGACAGTTTGCGATTGTAAGCGCTAAACTTCTGGGGGCAGGCAGAATTTTAGCAGTTGATACAATCCCTTCCCGTCTGGAAACGGCACAAAAGAATGGAGCGGAAGTTATTGATTTTAACGCAGAAGACCCTATCGAGGCTATCCATAGATTCACCGGTGGTATCGGCGTTGACCGGGCTATCGATGCTGTTGGTATTGACGCAAATCGTCCCCAGAAGGGTCCGGCATACAAGCAGGCAAAATATTTAGAACCACAATTTGAACAGGAAATGGAACAGGTTGCCCCCAAAATGAATCCCGAAGGTGATAACTGGCATCAGGGTGACGCACCCTCTCTGGTATTACTATGGTCAGTAAAAGCGCTGGCAAAAGCAGGGAGCCTGTCTATCATCGGTGTCTACCCACAAACCGCACAATTTTTTCCTATTGGTACTGCACTGAACAAGAATCTCACAATCAAAATGGGAAATTGCAACCATCGGGACTATATTCCCATGCTTATTGACATGGTCCGCAGTGGAGTCGTCGATCCGGAAAAGGTTCTTGCTCAAACTCATCATGAGCCTTTAGATTCCGCTATTAAAGCATATAGAGCGTTTGATGAGCGACAACCTGGCTGGATTAAAGTAGTTCTTGAAACAGCAACTATTTTATCAGTATGA